From the Eremothecium cymbalariae DBVPG#7215 chromosome 6, complete sequence genome, one window contains:
- the CAX4 gene encoding dolichyldiphosphatase (similar to Ashbya gossypii ACL186W), protein MFTINGTQMLPMNDLIPFDDTYVLYNPNDIVSFISCYFSLLPIAILVFYFSWFVTTREMEAVFIAVGHLANEILNNVVKNFVKEPRPYNFGSFQRESLRSGFGMPSAHSQFMGFFAMFLGLRLWLQWTGLRKLHRVSGTVILFLATLGVAGSRVYLGYHSVPQVIVGISLGTFFGSLYFIVVGFIRHSGLSDWVLSWRLAKWFLVKDSCYHSPRSLREDYDAYWKRRQAQILKFKKDI, encoded by the coding sequence ATGTTTACAATTAATGGCACTCAGATGCTTCCCATGAATGACTTGATTCCATTTGATGATACTTATGTGCTTTATAATCCAAACGATATTGTATCATTTATCTCGTGCTActtttctcttcttccAATTGCTATTCTTGTGTTTTACTTCTCATGGTTTGTGACAACTCGTGAAATGGAAGCAGTGTTTATTGCGGTTGGCCATCTAGCTAATgagattttgaataacGTTGTAAAGAATTTTGTAAAAGAGCCGAGACCATACAATTTTGGTAGTTTCCAGAGAGAATCATTGAGATCAGGGTTTGGGATGCCAAGTGCACATTCCCAATTTATGGGGTTTTTTGCAATGTTTCTGGGTCTGCGACTCTGGTTGCAGTGGACTGGGTTACGGAAATTGCATAGGGTTTCTGGGACGGttatattgtttttggCAACTCTTGGTGTGGCAGGGTCTCGGGTATATTTGGGATACCATAGTGTGCCTCAGGTGATTGTTGGCATATCGCTTGGCACATTCTTTGGTTCACTTTATTTTATAGTGGTCGGGTTCATCAGACATAGTGGGCTTTCGGACTGGGTTTTGTCATGGAGACTTGCGAAATGGTTCCTCGTCAAGGATTCATGTTATCACTCCCCCAGGAGCCTTCGGGAAGACTATGACGCCTATTGGAAGAGACGCCAAGCTCAGATTCTAAAGTTCAAAAAGGATATTTAG
- a CDS encoding bifunctional fructose-2,6-bisphosphate 2-phosphatase/6-phosphofructo-2-kinase (similar to Ashbya gossypii ACL185C), translating to MSAILSSDDEEPDTGLDFSNSSFALGNTESTETATPPAVGNHQARTRKRWSSNSGDCRVKLKPPLADGVHTSVNGDYISPGQLYSTESGRLFHAGKILIVLVGLPATSKTLVSVSITRYTRWLGVRTNSFHVSEYRREKAAMDCIKVPLDYFSAKPTTEEGAKLRGMILRDVTDDMRKFFEEEKGQLAVYDALNIIKSERKRLAETFESLNIKVLFIESVVNDVNLLNRNVEMAANSFDYQGWSKEDAITDYVKRLKLNKSLYEEMTPEEGLSYVKYINFGEKLSVNKNYHGFLINKIVFFLMNLRDKKGCVYFARCGTSDKDKYIDDEDLNEKGIEYSKVLTDTVLEQINKRRMEQNDTPVYGENLASASSLNSLASENENPLVPTSATMKRTESLGKTNLRQYASGDGTDDDSFVVWTAPRKRTYDTAAFFLEKGIKVRQCSQLQQLHPGMVSDLSEDDIIEQFPTEYKEYMKDPYHHRFPRAESYHDLAVRIEPLLLEMERMCGDILIIGHESTLKVLYGYVVACSCHDIPSLKFIRDELIEISFGPFENKVTKIPLTVENKGERVNEPTNTRM from the coding sequence ATGTCGGCAATATTATCATCGGATGATGAGGAGCCAGATACTGGGCTCGACTTTAGTAACAGCAGTTTTGCTCTGGGTAACACGGAGTCAACAGAAACTGCCACTCCACCAGCTGTGGGGAATCACCAGGCAAGGACTAGGAAGCGATGGTCGAGCAATTCGGGAGATTGTAGGGTGAAGCTGAAGCCTCCCTTGGCAGACGGGGTCCATACAAGTGTTAACGGGGACTACATATCGCCAGGACAGTTGTATTCAACGGAATCTGGTAGGTTGTTTCATGCGGGAAAGATATTAATCGTTTTGGTTGGTCTTCCAGCTACTTCAAAGACATTGGTTTCTGTTTCTATAACAAGGTATACTAGGTGGTTGGGGGTTAGGACTAACTCGTTTCATGTATCAGAATACAGACGCGAAAAGGCAGCTATGGACTGTATCAAAGTACCTTTGGATTACTTTTCTGCCAAGCCAACGACCGAGGAAGGAGCTAAGTTACGGGGGATGATTCTGCGGGATGTAACTGATGATATGAGGAAATTCTTTGAGGAAGAAAAGGGCCAGCTGGCAGTATATGATGCATTAAATATCATTAAAAGCGAGAGGAAACGGCTCGCCGAAACGTTTGAGTCTCTGAATATTAAAGTTTTGTTTATCGAATCAGTGGTCAATGATGTGAATCTACTTAATCGAAATGTCGAAATGGCAGCTAATTCTTTCGACTACCAAGGATGGTCAAAAGAAGATGCTATTACCGATTATGTGAAGAGACTCAAATTGAATAAGAGTTTGTACGAGGAAATGACTCCTGAGGAGGGTTTAAGCTATGTGAAGTACATCAATTTTGGTGAAAAATTAAGCGTCAATAAGAACTATCATGGGTTTTTAATTAACAAGATTGTGTTTTTCCTGATGAACTTGAGGGATAAGAAGGGATGTGTATACTTTGCTCGCTGTGGAACTAGCGACAAAGACAAGTACAttgacgatgaagatctGAACGAAAAGGGCATTGAATATTCTAAGGTTTTGACGGACACTGTTCTTGAGCAGATCAATAAGAGACGTATGGAACAAAATGACACTCCGGTGTATGGTGAGAATTTAGCGTCTGCATCTTCTCTGAATTCTCTAGCATCTGAAAATGAGAATCCACTAGTTCCAACATCAGCTACTATGAAGAGAACGGAATCACTTGGAAAGACAAATCTGAGGCAATATGCCTCCGGAGATGGAACTGACGACGATTCATTTGTAGTTTGGACTGCTCCACGTAAAAGAACCTACGACACCGCTGCATTTTTCCTTGAAAAAGGTATAAAAGTACGCCAGTGTTCTCAATTACAACAGCTACATCCGGGAATGGTTTCAGACCTCTCAGAGGACGACATAATAGAACAATTTCCTACCGAATACAAAGAATATATGAAAGATCCCTACCACCATAGATTTCCAAGAGCAGAGTCATATCATGATTTAGCCGTGAGAATTGAACCTTTGCTCTTAGAAATGGAACGTATGTGTGGTGACATTTTAATAATTGGACACGAGTCTACGTTAAAAGTATTATACGGTTACGTAGTAGCTTGTTCATGTCATGATATACCTTCTCTAAAGTTTATAAGAGATGAATTGATTGAGATCTCATTTGGTCCGTTTGAAAATAAAGTTACTAAAATACCACTTACTGTTGAAAACAAGGGTGAGCGAGTGAATGAACCAACGAACACACGAATGtaa
- the RPL26A gene encoding 60S ribosomal protein uL24 (similar to Ashbya gossypii ACL184C) has protein sequence MAKQSLDVSSDRRKARKAYFTAPSSERRILLSAPLSKELREQYNIRALPIRKDDEVLVSRGSKKGQQGKVSSVYRLKFAIRVDKLTKEKSNGASVPLDVHPSKVVITKLHLDKDRKALIERKGGKLE, from the exons ATGGCTAAGCAATCTCTAG ACGTTTCCTCCGACAGAAGAAAGGCCAGAAAGGCTTACTTCACTGCCCCATCCTCTGAACGTCGTATTTTGTTGTCGGCTCCTTTGTCCAAGGAATTGAGAGAGCAATACAACATCAGAGCCTTGCCAATCAGAAAGGATGACGAAGTTTTGGTTTCCCGTGGTTCTAAGAAGGGCCAGCAGGGTAAGGTCTCTTCTGTCTACAGATTGAAGTTTGCCATCCGTGTCGACAAGTTGACCAAGGAAAAGTCCAACGGTGCTTCAGTCCCATTGGACGTTCACCCATCCAAGGTTGTAATTACCAAGTTGCACTTGGACAAGGACAGAAAGGCCTTGATTGAAAGAAAGGGTGGTAAGTTGGAATAG
- the TIM21 gene encoding Tim21p (similar to Ashbya gossypii ACL183W) — MIDVWFFRKFSDLRMFSSISRSMDGVWVGRKLCRSQIKAVEVLSRYSNINVGLRTSALRSSATTKGGNAGHRYMYSTFNGTSTKNSASGKYSTEKKLPLWPRVKSAVSFSVSGILIVGATGLAGVVVYLILSELFSPSGDTQIFNRAVTKIEADTVARSLLQCNDYENSRERLKAYGETLHNDKWTRNRPIKSTRRIEKDGKEHYFMKFHVESNKKIGLVTVEARESEKSYQPDFISMYLDVSGHERYYLIKSRPLVVKPKGFLGVNWGPKRD; from the coding sequence ATGATTGACGTTTGGTTCTTTAGGAAGTTTAGTGATCTAAGGATGTTTTCAAGTATTAGTAGAAGTATGGATGGAGTGTGGGTAGGGCGGAAGCTGTGCAGGAGTCAGATTAAAGCAGTTGAGGTATTATCAAGGTACAGTAATATTAATGTTGGATTACGGACAAGTGCACTAAGGTCATCAGCGACTACAAAAGGCGGTAATGCAGGGCACAGATATATGTATTCTACATTTAATGGGACGAGCACTAAGAATAGTGCTTCTGGTAAATACAGTACTGAGAAGAAACTGCCACTATGGCCTAGAGTGAAATCTGCTGTTTCGTTTAGTGTATCCGGGATTTTAATTGTTGGAGCGACAGGCTTAGCAGGGGTAGTGGTGTATCTCATTTTATCTGAATTGTTCTCTCCATCGGGAGACAcacaaatattcaatagGGCAGTGACTAAAATTGAGGCGGATACAGTGGCTCGTAGTTTATTGCAGTGTAACGATTATGAGAATAGCAGGGAGAGATTGAAGGCATACGGTGAAACCTTGCATAATGATAAGTGGACTAGAAATAGACCAATTAAGTCTacaagaagaattgaaaaggaTGGTAAAGAGCATTATTTTATGAAATTTCATGTAGAATCTAATAAGAAAATTGGATTGGTGACTGTGGAAGCAAGGGAGTCTGAAAAGAGCTATCAGCCCGATTTCATATCAATGTATTTGGATGTATCGGGGCATGAACGGTATTATCTTATCAAGTCCAGACCTTTAGTGGTCAAGCCAAAGGGGTTTTTAGGTGTGAATTGGGGTCCAAAGCGGGACTGA
- the GAS2 gene encoding 1,3-beta-glucanosyltransferase (similar to Ashbya gossypii ACL182C) — protein sequence MKLHNILTQATVVSTGLVRALNNTTGPYSSGLPVIEIVGNKFFDSVSGEQFFIKGIAYQPSSAPQESDSGYPADTKYIDPLAEVDICKRDLPYLKKLGVNTIRVYSIDPTKSHDVCMEELDRNGIYVLIDLSEPDVSIIRETPSWDVKVFQRYKDVVDSMQKFNNVLGFFAGNEVTNDRTNTQASPFVKAAIRDVKNYIKQMGYRTLPVGYSTNDDQETRDHLADYFVCGNVTADFYGINMYEWCGHSSFGTSGYRERTNEFRNFPVPVFFSEFGCNTIRPRPFTEVQALYGSMMTPVWSGGLAYMYFEEDNEYGVVKVTKDNQVLELPDFKNLQREYEKANPKGVSRSSFESSYTQNVRECPGRSSTWQASNVLPPTPDSRKCGCLEQALPCLSLNLQDPISYKNYFEYVCGFVNCMDINGDGGAGVYGEYSDCDTRHKLSLQLSKLYLRRKITKNECPIASNDFFFNAKSIGVTQQCQTVIEDVKRQAAKKLVEPPTVQPVGKDVNDGGNSMQNRLETALLILLPTVATILYLQFL from the coding sequence ATGAAGCTTCATAATATCCTAACCCAAGCGACAGTCGTATCCACTGGGCTTGTAAGAGCTCTGAATAACACCACTGGACCTTATTCGTCCGGACTTCCAGTTATTGAAATTGTTGGGAATAAGTTCTTCGATTCAGTTAGTGGAGAGCAGTTCTTCATTAAGGGTATTGCATACCAACCAAGCAGTGCTCCTCAGGAATCCGATAGCGGGTATCCTGCTGAcaccaaatatattgatcCTCTAGCAGAGGTAGACATATGTAAAAGAGACTTgccatatttgaaaaaattggGAGTGAACACAATTCGTGTCTATTCTATTGATCCTACCAAGTCACACGATGTGTGTATGGAAGAATTGGATAGGAATGGTATTTACGTATTGATCGATTTGTCTGAGCCTGACGTTTCGATCATCAGAGAAACACCCAGTTGGGATGTTAAGGTTTTCCAACGTTATAAAGATGTAGTTGATTCGATGCAGAAATTCAATAATGTATTAGGATTCTTTGCTGGAAATGAGGTTACTAATGATCGAACAAATACTCAGGCTTCTCCGTTTGTGAAAGCTGCTATTAGGGATGTTAAAAACTATATTAAACAGATGGGGTATAGAACATTACCCGTCGGATATTCTACCAACGATGACCAAGAGACAAGAGATCACTTAGCTGATTACTTTGTATGTGGGAATGTTACTGCAGACTTTTATGGTATAAATATGTATGAATGGTGTGGGCATTCATCCTTTGGAACCAGTGGTTACAGAGAAAGAACCAATGAATTTAGAAACTTTCCTGTACCTGTATTCTTTTCAGAATTTGGATGTAATACGATTCGACCTAGGCCATTCACAGAGGTTCAGGCCTTATATGGTTCCATGATGACCCCTGTTTGGTCTGGTGGTCTAGCGTATAtgtattttgaagaagataacGAATATGGAGTAGTAAAAGTAACCAAAGATAATCAAGTATTAGAGCTACctgatttcaaaaatttacAAAGGGAATACGAAAAGGCCAATCCGAAGGGTGTTTCCAGGAGTTCTTTTGAAAGCTCGTATACACAGAATGTTAGAGAATGCCCTGGAAGATCATCCACCTGGCAGGCTTCCAATGTGTTACCGCCAACTCCAGATAGCCGTAAATGTGGATGCTTAGAACAGGCGCTACCATGTTTATCCTTAAACTTACAAGACCCTATATCGTATAAAAATTACTTCGAATACGTTTGCGGGTTTGTAAACTGTATGGATATTAATGGCGATGGCGGTGCAGGCGTATACGGTGAATATTCCGACTGCGACACTAGGCATAAATTGAGCTTGCAACTCAGCAAACTTTATTTGAGACGTAAAATTACTAAGAATGAATGTCCTATTGCAAGCAAcgacttcttcttcaatgcaAAGAGCATTGGTGTCACACAACAATGTCAAACTGTGATTGAAGACGTAAAACGTCAAGCCGCCAAGAAATTAGTGGAACCACCAACTGTCCAGCCAGTAGGGAAGGATGTTAATGATGGAGGCAATAGCATGCAAAATAGACTAGAAACAGCGCTTCTGATATTACTACCTACAGTAGCAACCATACTTTATTTGCAATTTTTATAG